Proteins from one Citrobacter amalonaticus genomic window:
- a CDS encoding DUF1471 domain-containing protein — protein MKNIHHLTAAIIISSLSLSATAQTVTAVDSTIEGAEKKISALATKQGKSYEILGASFKNRVYMSAELTPTKKK, from the coding sequence ATGAAAAACATTCATCATTTAACTGCAGCAATTATTATTTCTTCATTATCTTTGAGCGCCACGGCCCAAACTGTTACGGCAGTCGATTCAACTATCGAGGGCGCTGAGAAAAAAATATCAGCACTGGCAACAAAACAGGGGAAATCATATGAAATCCTTGGGGCATCTTTTAAAAACAGGGTGTATATGTCGGCAGAATTAACCCCTACCAAAAAAAAGTAG
- a CDS encoding site-specific integrase: MPVIQGGFQGVMPAQLPVAIDYPAALALRQMALVQDELPKYLLAPEVSALLHYVPDLHRKMLLATLWNTGARINEALALTRSDFSLVQPYPFVQLATLKQRTEKASRTAGRTPAGSQAHRLVPLSDTNYVSQLEMMVATLKIPLERRNKRTGRTEKARIWEITDRTVRTWLNEAVEAAAADRVTFSVPVTPHTFRHSYAMHMLYAGIPLKVLQSLMGHKSISSTEVYTKVFALDVAARHRVQFQMPEMEAVAMLKGQN, translated from the coding sequence ATGCCCGTGATTCAGGGGGGATTTCAGGGCGTAATGCCCGCCCAACTGCCGGTGGCCATTGACTACCCTGCAGCACTGGCCCTGCGCCAGATGGCTCTCGTTCAGGATGAACTCCCTAAATACCTGCTGGCACCGGAGGTGAGCGCCCTGCTCCACTATGTGCCCGATCTGCACCGTAAGATGCTGCTGGCAACCCTGTGGAATACCGGCGCGCGCATTAACGAAGCCCTCGCGCTGACCCGGTCTGATTTTTCTCTGGTGCAACCCTACCCGTTCGTACAGCTGGCCACACTTAAACAAAGGACTGAAAAAGCCTCCAGAACGGCTGGCCGTACGCCCGCCGGCAGTCAGGCTCACCGACTGGTACCCCTTTCAGATACGAACTATGTCAGCCAGCTGGAGATGATGGTGGCCACCCTGAAAATTCCGCTCGAACGCCGCAATAAACGAACCGGCAGAACCGAAAAAGCGCGTATCTGGGAGATCACAGACCGTACCGTACGGACCTGGCTCAACGAAGCGGTGGAGGCCGCAGCGGCCGACAGGGTGACGTTCTCAGTGCCGGTGACGCCCCATACGTTCCGCCACTCCTACGCGATGCACATGCTTTACGCCGGCATACCACTGAAGGTGCTGCAGAGTTTAATGGGGCATAAGAGCATCAGCTCGACGGAGGTCTACACGAAGGTGTTCGCACTCGATGTGGCCGCGCGACACCGTGTGCAGTTCCAGATGCCAGAAATGGAAGCGGTGGCCATGCTGAAAGGTCAAAATTGA
- a CDS encoding LysR family transcriptional regulator, translating to MKIDLNLLPIFIAVAEERNFTTAAARLGVTRSAVSQGIRRLEDTFGTMLVMRTTRSVNLTEAGERLRTSLSLPLSSIEAAFEEIASDSTPRGLLRIAVTSIAEEFLSGPLISSFAAANPAVTIDIVVTDEEFDIVAAGYDAGVRLGDVIEKDMVAIPLTEKQREMVVASPFYLTANSPPLHPRELVHHQCIGWRPSPEVAPYRWEFEENGRAFDVAVEPRITTNDLHLMLRLALAGGGITFAPQETFRQYIENGQLVSMLDDFLPHFPGFYLYFPQRRNIAPKLRALIDHVRRWRQPHA from the coding sequence ATGAAAATTGATCTCAATCTTTTACCTATTTTTATCGCGGTTGCTGAAGAGCGTAATTTCACCACAGCCGCAGCCCGACTGGGAGTTACACGCTCGGCGGTTAGTCAGGGAATAAGGCGGCTTGAGGATACTTTCGGCACAATGCTGGTAATGCGGACAACACGTTCCGTAAACCTGACTGAAGCGGGAGAACGACTGCGTACATCCCTGTCATTACCTTTATCCAGTATTGAGGCTGCGTTCGAAGAGATTGCATCCGACAGCACGCCACGTGGACTTCTGAGGATTGCGGTAACCTCCATAGCTGAAGAGTTTCTGTCAGGTCCGCTGATCTCCTCGTTTGCGGCTGCTAATCCAGCCGTGACGATCGATATTGTCGTGACTGATGAGGAATTTGATATTGTGGCCGCTGGTTATGATGCTGGCGTAAGGCTTGGGGATGTGATCGAGAAAGATATGGTTGCCATCCCGCTTACAGAAAAGCAACGTGAAATGGTGGTTGCGTCCCCATTCTATCTCACAGCTAATAGTCCACCTCTGCATCCGCGTGAGCTTGTGCATCATCAGTGTATCGGATGGCGTCCTTCCCCGGAGGTTGCTCCTTATCGCTGGGAATTTGAAGAGAACGGGAGAGCTTTCGACGTGGCGGTAGAGCCGCGAATAACAACGAATGACCTGCATCTCATGCTGAGGCTGGCTCTTGCCGGTGGGGGTATAACATTTGCTCCTCAGGAAACATTCAGGCAGTACATTGAAAATGGTCAACTTGTTTCAATGCTTGATGATTTTCTTCCCCATTTTCCTGGCTTCTATCTGTATTTTCCTCAACGCCGGAATATAGCGCCAAAACTACGCGCCCTGATCGACCATGTAAGACGATGGCGGCAACCGCATGCATAA
- a CDS encoding Atu4866 domain-containing protein produces MAKVDASRDWHCSLEQCNNTRIQKPSLILIHIIRNYMKKQHIYTGLWVTEDGFIRHELFPNGRYDEARGFQANAYQGDYDIRGNRIYYQDDTGFTADGTFVSNDELHHAGMVLFRHN; encoded by the coding sequence ATCGCAAAAGTAGACGCTTCTCGTGACTGGCATTGCTCTTTAGAGCAGTGCAATAATACACGAATACAAAAACCATCTCTAATACTCATACATATCATCAGGAATTATATGAAAAAACAGCATATTTATACTGGCCTCTGGGTTACTGAAGATGGGTTCATTCGCCATGAGCTTTTTCCTAATGGACGTTACGATGAAGCCCGAGGTTTCCAGGCCAATGCCTATCAGGGCGACTATGATATTCGTGGAAATAGAATCTATTATCAGGACGACACCGGTTTTACAGCTGATGGAACTTTTGTCAGTAATGACGAACTTCATCACGCGGGAATGGTGCTTTTTCGCCATAATTAA
- a CDS encoding AAA family ATPase, whose translation MRLRKIKLTNFRGYRNTTEINIDEGMTGIVGRNDFGKSTILEALAIFFETEGMKADRNDMNCFSLREGASRFEIACEFDDLPESIIIDERVQTTLASEHLLNKDGNFEIVKSFKATTTGKPEQTCIRCMHPAHEPLRNLMGMKMAELRAVGKAVEENVADKRTASLWRQAIREAAVPYDCAEILLDVDKEFGTDTKSLWGKILDLLPTFALFKADRESSDGDSEAKNPLQQAVKDAQAALQDKITALENEIQDSVLDVARRTLDKLREMAPELASELTPRFREKPKWTFSFTLDGENGIPINKRGSGIRRLILLNFFRAEAEKMVANTQRNVIYAIEEPETSQHPNYQVLLMKALLALACQPHRQIIVTTHVPALAGLIPVDGVRYVTRDRSGEPVVKMPVHAVLKEATESLGVLPETGMERAKGIVLVEGKSDVTFLRHAARSLKQSGVLPACLEDVSVVPVLIGGCGSVKHWVTLNLANDLGLPWCVFLDSDTGGDPSQAQSIQKRKKEVEEAGRMFFATRKREIENYLCPDLIHELTGVQVTYTDTCDAKKIIGRAVGMKPDNVLDTFWPRMTGDKIIARSTYHDGVQERVELKEILTEIIAMTH comes from the coding sequence ATGCGACTCAGAAAAATAAAACTGACAAATTTCAGGGGCTACAGGAACACTACGGAAATAAACATTGATGAGGGAATGACGGGTATTGTCGGGCGTAATGATTTCGGCAAGTCCACCATTCTTGAGGCTCTGGCTATTTTTTTTGAAACGGAAGGGATGAAGGCTGACAGAAATGACATGAACTGCTTCAGCCTGAGAGAAGGCGCGAGCCGTTTTGAAATCGCGTGCGAGTTTGATGATCTGCCGGAGTCTATAATTATCGACGAACGCGTGCAGACCACACTCGCCTCTGAACATCTTCTCAATAAAGACGGTAATTTCGAGATCGTAAAATCCTTTAAAGCCACAACGACAGGTAAACCTGAACAAACCTGCATCCGCTGCATGCATCCTGCGCACGAGCCCCTGAGAAATTTAATGGGGATGAAAATGGCGGAGCTCAGGGCCGTGGGAAAAGCCGTTGAAGAAAATGTGGCAGATAAACGCACGGCATCCTTATGGCGCCAGGCTATCAGGGAAGCAGCCGTTCCTTATGACTGCGCGGAAATTTTACTGGATGTCGACAAGGAGTTTGGTACCGACACAAAATCGCTGTGGGGCAAGATCCTTGATTTACTGCCCACGTTTGCGCTCTTTAAAGCCGACAGGGAGAGCAGCGACGGGGATTCCGAAGCCAAAAATCCCCTTCAGCAGGCGGTGAAGGATGCTCAGGCTGCACTGCAGGATAAAATCACCGCGCTTGAAAACGAAATTCAGGACAGCGTGCTGGATGTCGCCCGGCGTACGCTGGATAAATTACGGGAAATGGCTCCCGAACTCGCCAGTGAACTGACGCCACGATTTAGGGAGAAACCGAAGTGGACCTTCAGTTTCACCCTGGACGGGGAAAATGGTATCCCCATCAATAAGCGGGGTAGCGGGATAAGGCGGCTTATTCTGCTGAATTTTTTCAGGGCTGAAGCCGAGAAAATGGTGGCGAATACGCAGCGAAATGTCATTTACGCCATCGAAGAGCCTGAAACATCCCAGCATCCGAACTACCAGGTTCTGCTGATGAAAGCGCTGCTGGCGTTAGCCTGCCAGCCACACCGTCAGATTATTGTCACCACTCATGTGCCGGCACTTGCCGGACTGATCCCTGTCGACGGTGTTCGTTATGTTACCCGGGATCGGTCAGGAGAACCTGTCGTAAAAATGCCGGTTCACGCGGTACTGAAGGAAGCCACGGAAAGCCTGGGAGTGCTGCCGGAAACCGGCATGGAACGCGCGAAAGGCATTGTGCTGGTTGAAGGAAAATCGGATGTCACCTTCCTGAGGCATGCCGCACGTTCACTGAAGCAGTCCGGTGTACTGCCCGCCTGCCTGGAAGATGTCAGCGTTGTGCCTGTTCTGATAGGGGGGTGCGGGAGTGTCAAGCACTGGGTCACCTTAAACCTGGCCAACGATCTGGGCCTCCCCTGGTGCGTATTTCTGGACTCCGATACGGGCGGAGATCCCTCTCAGGCCCAGTCAATTCAGAAGCGAAAGAAAGAAGTCGAGGAGGCCGGGAGGATGTTTTTTGCCACGCGTAAGCGCGAGATAGAGAATTATCTTTGCCCGGATCTCATTCATGAACTCACCGGCGTACAGGTCACCTATACGGACACCTGTGATGCAAAAAAAATTATCGGCAGGGCGGTCGGCATGAAGCCTGATAATGTACTGGATACATTCTGGCCCCGGATGACAGGTGATAAAATCATCGCCAGATCCACCTATCATGATGGTGTGCAGGAAAGAGTGGAGCTGAAAGAGATCCTGACCGAAATTATCGCCATGACGCACTGA
- a CDS encoding SDR family oxidoreductase yields the protein MDKVILITGASSGIGEGIARELGNTGAKVLLGARRLDRIEAIAAEIRSTGGIAEARELDVTNRLSMAQFVQSALDNWGRVDVLINNAGIMPLSPLAAGKQDEWERTIDVNIKGVLWGIGAVLPVMEAQDSGQIINLGSIGALSVVPTAAVYCASKFAVRAISDGLRQESSKIRVTCVNPGVVESELASTITHAETMAVMDAYRSVALKPADIARAVRHVIEAPESVDTTEITIRPTASAN from the coding sequence ATGGATAAAGTTATATTAATTACCGGCGCGTCAAGCGGCATTGGGGAAGGGATTGCGCGAGAGCTTGGAAATACAGGTGCGAAGGTGCTATTAGGGGCACGCAGACTGGATCGTATCGAAGCCATTGCAGCAGAAATCCGCAGCACCGGCGGTATTGCTGAAGCGCGGGAGCTGGATGTCACAAACCGACTGTCCATGGCTCAGTTTGTGCAGTCAGCTCTTGATAACTGGGGTCGTGTTGACGTTCTGATTAACAATGCGGGCATCATGCCACTTTCACCGCTTGCGGCCGGCAAACAGGATGAATGGGAACGTACGATTGACGTTAATATCAAGGGCGTGCTATGGGGAATTGGCGCAGTACTTCCGGTGATGGAAGCTCAGGATTCTGGACAGATAATTAACCTTGGCTCTATCGGTGCCCTTTCAGTTGTGCCAACAGCCGCTGTCTATTGCGCCTCCAAGTTTGCAGTACGGGCCATTTCTGATGGTCTACGTCAGGAAAGCTCGAAAATCCGCGTGACCTGCGTTAATCCTGGCGTTGTGGAAAGCGAACTTGCCTCAACCATCACCCATGCTGAAACCATGGCGGTGATGGATGCATACCGCTCTGTTGCACTTAAACCCGCTGATATTGCCCGTGCCGTACGACATGTAATTGAGGCTCCGGAAAGCGTTGATACAACAGAAATAACCATCAGGCCGACAGCATCCGCAAACTGA